The DNA sequence ATTTCCTTTGAAGAATACCAGAAAAGAGCAAATGTTGCTCACACAACATTAGCATAGGCAATTCAAAAGAAAGCAAGCACAAAAAGTGAGTGTAAGAGATGCAGGAAAAACATGGAAAAACTATACAATAAATGCAAAAACTGCCAAAAGTTTACGAGAATAACCCTTCCTTTTCACTACACCTTTTTGTTTTCCCATTTTCCCCTTCTAAATGGCCATGAACCATATGCTGCTAAAGCATGAATGATATTAAGCAAAATAGCAGCTGTTATAGTTTAGCAAGGCtatgtaacaaaacaaaaacatatcaaaagaaaatattcaaattcagTACCTGTAATGAACCCTCAGAGAACAACCGCCAAGAATAGTCCACAAGTTTGAAACATGACTGTAGGGTGGAAGCACACTCCACCAATAACCTCCCAGTTTCAGTGATTAAACCACATACCCACTCTATTCAATTGATTGAACATACCCTTGATGGAAATATCACCATAATGCCCAGCATATCTGCAAAAATCCTCCTGACTCATGAACAATCTTAGGCCCATACTGCAAAAGTATACCTTGTCAAAGTTTGCTTCATCATTATAGTTACCAAAGTAAATGTCAAAATCACCTTCTGTCAAAATGTTCCCACTATATCAAAATAAGGTACCAAATCCACACAAACATCCTTGAATTCAAGTTGCATCTGAAGAGCCATCCAGATCCATACATTGTGTATTCAGGGCACAGAAAGTCGACTTGGGTTCCACAGCCTTAACTAATTCTTGGCCTAAGAATTTACTTAGGAAACCAAActcttcctcatcatcatcactgtCAATATCATTTGGTGTCATTCGGTTCTGGTAACTCCTGCGCCTTAGAATGAATACATTAAAATAATAGCTCACCAGATCGTGCCTTTTCTTAAAAGGAAAACTCGAGTAAAGCTGATCCCAAAAACACTTGTCTGGCAGTGATGGATCAAATCTGGCTATAGATTTAAATTGCCTCTCGTCTTCTTCAGTCCATGTTAGGGAAACTTCCTCCCCCATTTGATTAAATCTCCAAGCATGGAAAGCTGCACCAAGCTCACGCTTCATTTTGAGCCTTTTCTCTGCCACATGAAATCTGACACACATTACAGAACCTGGACAGTCACAATGACAGgtttcttctcttccttttccAATTGGGCATTTTTGGTATGACtgtcttttctctttcttttcaggAGGCCAAATTCTTGTGCCCAACCATTTCAGTTCATCAGCATCACTAGCAGTTGAAGGAGATCTTTCAGACAAATGTGGCAATGAAGCTTGAGAGGATGAACCTATAGGGACTGACAGTCCTGGATCTGTAGAAAACAGCTCAGGGCCATCAGATGATACACTAGAATTTCTCTGTTCAGAAGCCACCGAAACTTTCTCCTTATCATCATCATGAACTACACATGGTTCAGAATAAGAACCAGAATTATGATGCTTCTCAAGGGAGCGCAACCGCTGGCTACATCTTTTTTGCTCATTACTCTGGGGATTAGCATCAGTATGATCTTCGTAAATGGATGGGTGAACCTTCTCCCCTTTCTGCAAAGCCAAATGGTTAATGATGCTTGTCAGGAGTTTGACTCTATTCGTAATACCTTACATTGTTACCAAAACCTTATCCAACAAAGTAATGATGCACAAAATGGGTTTAGAATCTTCATTATCTTGCAAATGAGACTTGTGTTCAAGattaaattttcattcaatTGTGTGTCTACGAAacacaataattacaaaatcataaagaaataaaaaaatattaataatagtcACAGATGTTAACCATAAAGAATTGATGCATGcatttaatgatttaaaaaaatgaccCGAATCTCAAACAGGTAAAAATGCAAAAGGGTACCATCAACAGCTACATTAGAACCGAACCTGATGTCTAAAAACCAGATCAGTGAGGCTTAGGCAGGGCATAGAtggagaggaagagagagagagagttcatTAAAGACAAGTGGTAGCTTCAATAACACCCAGGGCAAAAAAACATGTGGGCACACAGCAAATGGTTCTCTATTTTTGACCAAGATGAGCGACTAGCCAGTTAAGAAAGGCAGGACTGTGCACAAGTATCAGCGGAACAAGTGGGGGTATGGTCCATGCGCACGTGGGCGCTCGCACACAACCACTATATGCTTTTACCCGTGATTCGAGCTCTCACCACTTTTGAAGGATTTTAATGGAGACCTGGTTACCAACAAACCACTTGGTCGTTGGTTCTCTATAATATTTACATACTAGTACCGAACTCCTTACGATTGCTTATCCAAAAGtaaagtaattttaattttgaataagcTAATACCACCTTCCACATGGATAAGCTTATTCCGGTCATGAAAGCAAAACACAAAAAGGACTATGGTATGTTTCTTCTTAAATGCCCTTGTATACAAATTCGCAATATACAAAATTATCATAAGATCAAAAGCATGTAACTTTTTTGTAAATAACTTCATACATGAGTGAGTCAAGTGACTAAAAATTGGTTACAatgaaaatgattatttttagaaaactaCTTCAGTTTTATGCATTGTAATCTATGTTAAAGGATATTCTTTCACTtacacaacaaaaagaaaattttaagaaCAAAGATATCTTTATCTGATGTATAATACTTTAGCATAAGTACAGGATAACCACGTCgaataaacataaacaaaccCATTCCTATATATCCAAATGGGTCTTGACACTAGATTACTAAAAATTTTGGTTGGATTGAACTCATCTAGCATAGCATCCAACACAGTTCTTGACTTTGATACTGTCAAGTAGTCTTTGTGTAAGAAATAAGGGCAGAATTGACCCTcccacaaaaataacataaaagattaagactaaaacaagaaaaatcaagatGGAGAGTTGGATTTGAAAAGTGATAAGTTACCACCTCGAATCTAACAGAGCATTACATTTCCAAGAAGATAAAGTAGGATCACATGGGAACAATGTTACAAATGTTATCACCTAATATCCCATATCCCATAAATTTTCCTAAGATACAATCAAGATAACATAACCTATAAGCTTAAGGATTTGTGTCTAATTTCACCCAAGTCCCAGGTAATAAGTGTTTGATTTACATCTAGCATGACATTAGTGCTTGTCTAATTGATTTCTTTGCATGTGACCAACCAAAAATAAACCATCACATAGCAAAGTAACTGATTGTCccacattaattaaaataagaattaatatACAAGTCTAGGTCTCATACTATACGGTGATGCTTTTAGGTTAAATTTGAATTGTACTTCTAACTCAATTAATCATTTACTCCATTTCTTCGAGTGGTATTTGAAACGTATGTGTTGGGTTcaatatcaaattattaattgGATGATTTACCTATTATGttgttattatgtttattttttaagttgttaTTAGATTATGTCTTGAATTATTCAGGATAAGTATATGTTTTCTTGCAAGGCATAAATCTCTCCTTTTGTCTAGGACTTGAAATTCTTAATTGGATTAGCAATTTTGGAGGTCTATTTAGGAAGGATAGAAAGATATGGGCGAATATAGGTGTGAAAGAAAGGATATAGTCAGACAAGGATGAAATTCATCCCCGTAGTTGGGAAGAAACTCATCCCATCAAAATAATGGCATGAGCCCTTTCTCTAGGTGTTCTCTCTTCGTCACTTTACAAGACTTGTCCCATGTTCTTCGTATCTTTCTATCCATCAAATCAAGCACAAAAGGTATAAATCAACATTCACATATTACAAAAATCTGTTACTCGCAAACATAATTGTCAATAGCATGAGATACAGGATACGTGTCGCATGATTCGTtttctataatttaaattatcgAATGTATCGTGTGTGTATATATCGAAATATCACGTATCGTAGGTAGCATCAATACTTTAATGCTTAAAATTTCAAAGAGTCATGGGTCCCCTAACTTCACCCAAGGTTGAGAGACCGTTCCACATTTATGATAAGCTACTAATTAATTtcaatagtaatttttaaattcaaatagactgcaatttaaatatatttattaaaatcaaatttggaTAGGGTAAGATgcgtaaattttaaatatttgttttctaGTCTATTATACTTAtctataatttatgtttttatgatatttttcaaacttttatattatttttattattttagaatttatttatttttattatgattaattgaCAGGATTATCTATGAtagaataattatttaatgatgtttaatttagttagatgaaaatgtaaaattacatatattatatgtaatatatatatatatatatatatatatatatatatatacgtatctTAAGATAAAAGATAACGCTACGTTACgctacataaaaattaaaagaacgATACGCAATTCAACAACTGTGTGCAAACAAACACCTAAACACACGCACCATGTGTTATGATCACAAAAAACTAACtatattgaataaaaatcacACCATTTGTCGCTTACCCTTCAATGGGTGATTCTTGTCAGTAACATTCGTTGACAATGAGAGGTTATCCAAATCTTATCCTATTTCTATTCTGTGAATTGTCACGTCAGCTTGCATGAGTAATTTACAGCGAAATACCTAAAGTGTGTATGCTTTATATATAAGATGATACTAATTGACAAATGCAAAGACAACATTTGAATATCAAGATTTTAGGCTTAATAGACTAAATATAAAGAGAGATCAAGTACAGAAATTTACAAAGATAGCTAAGGTCATTGTTTGGCATCATTCCCCGCACTGTACCATAAAAAATGTGTACTAAATATCCAAGTTGAAAACATCATCAATAAAAGAGAGGAGAAATCGAAACACTTCTTATTCATCTCATCAGAAACCTCAAGGAACAAACCACTGACCTACTTCTCCAACCCTACCATCAACTTTTTCCACACTCTGACTGAGCTCTAATGCAGGATTTTCATCAATCACCTCTCACACGCATCCAAATACTTACCATAAACCAATTGCAGTGACAATGTAATGGAGGGCACCATCCCAATCTCCTCCGAGATCTTAACCTAGATCTATTTCTACCCTGAGTTCTCAAAATTCCTATTGTTAGTgttttgtccaaaaaaattgAGTAAGCTAATATCAACGATTGTTCTAATCTGTGAATTGGTTGTGTCAACTTGCATGACTAATTAACAGTGAAATACCTAAGTGCATGTGCTTTACAAGTTAAATTCTAGCCCTAAGTGCATGTTGATAActgcaaaattattattattgagacACATTTGAATATCAAGATTTCAGGTTGACTAGACTAAAACAATAGAGATTAAGTATAAAGTGACAGGAAGATAGTTAAAGCCATTGTTTGGGATGTTTCTTCTAcaccattttattaaaaatatgcacCAATTATCCAAAACAATAAGCTCTTCAAGgcaaaaaaaagggagaaatcAAAAAAATACCTGCAAGTGGCTAGCACTCAAAGCATTCTGAGGAATCTTGAGAAACATCAATTGCCTGACATGAAGTGCCTGGTTGAAGAACTCACCAAGAGAAAATGCATTGCTTTTACCACCAGTAGAAAGTGTCCTTCCATTGGATATCTTATGGGGTTTCTTAGCTAAACTTCTCACCCAATTCAACATGCCTTCCATGTCCTCCCTCTCCCTCTTCCTCTTCAGAGAGGACGACCTTCCAGTTGCCGTTTTAGCCTCCTTCTTCGCCGACACCACTGCATTTACATCATCCTTAGTATCCTTAtccttatcatcatcatcatcatcatcctttttTCCTCAGAGAATCCTCAAACTCCAATTTCCGGCCAGACCCTCTCACTGGCGTCAAGAACTGGTCCCTCTTTGAACCAGAGCCCGGCGTGGATTCACACTCCTTCTTCTTACTCTTCTCATCAGAAACCTCAAGGAACAAACCATTAACCTCCTTCTCCAACCCTATCATCAGCTCTTTCTGTTCTCTGGCAGAGCTCTCATTCAAGACTTTCGTTAACCACCTCCCCATCGCATCCAAATACTTAGCATAAACCAATCTCAGTGACGACGCGACTGAGGATTCCATCCCAATCTCCTCCGCGACGGCGCCCCAACACCGGCGAGCTGTCACGGAGCCATACCCACCCTTCGCGGTGACAGCACTGTAGAGCGCGAAGAGCTCCACCGTGCGGCCGTCGCCGAGCATGACCGGCAAGGGTCGGATCCCATGAACGGAGTGGATCTCTCCCAAAAAGATGGAGAGGATCCGATCGAAGAGAAGGCCAAGGTCGAGATGGGATGGGTCGACATGGCTAGGGTTGAGATCGGAGCAGAAACCAAGGGTTTGGAGCTTACCGATAACGACGAGGATAGGTTGCCGGAGCGACGGTAGGGTCCGGCCGGCCATGGCGGCGGCCGGGGGAGCTCAGCGCCGAGGCAGCGCGCGGCCCCGCGCGGAGACGTCGCGCATCCGAGGAACCAGGGGGGTATttgtgattttaaaaatttagagggGTTGAAAGAGGTGAAAAAAATAAGGAAGATGAGAAGAGAAGGACACCATTTTTTTCTggaattttttgctttttagtcCCTGGAAAAGATTGGGATTTGAGATTTGGGATTTTGGGGTGATGGGCACgggtggaaaaaaaaaaaattgggtttgCTTTAGGGATGGGATGGGATGAGTGGAAGGTGAGGccacaaaccctaatctttgtgtttgtttgttgtttttgggATGGTGGTGGTACATGTGAGAGGAATTATAGAGAAGGGGGGAGATGATGATTTTATAGATGGGTGTATGTATTAAtgagtgtattttttttataatttaataatatggttattttattattgaagtTGATGAGTCattattaaagtaaaaataataattttttgaattttcggTATTTTCAACTCACTTGTTTTTAGATCAGGGTGTGTGGATGAAGGTAATTGAGGATTTCGGAAAATTATCAAAACCATTCTAAGTCGATTCATGTGATGGGTTCGTTTTTTCAATTCTGTGGTTTATTAGAATCAAATAGTAAAGTTGGTTCCGATGGTGTGATTACGAATACGATATTGTATTTGAGATTGTAATTGTGATCCTATTTTGAGATTTGTCCAAGTCGTAACACATGAGTTTTGTGATTGTATTTTGGTTGAGATCTCGTAATTGAGTTTGTAATCATCGTTCCATCTCGATATTTATCTGAATCTAGTCATCGATTCGGCATACATAATGCATCTTTGTTTCCAATATTGTTCTTAAATTTTTAGTTCATCTCGAGATTGCTTGAGTTTATCACTTACTGGATCATGTATAatataaagtcaaaattttacttgcaaaactaaaattttgattgtattttgaTCATCCATTGTGACGAAGATTAGTATGATAGAATTCTTGTTTGAAGGCTAATAATACTAGTCCTGTAATGTGATAATTGGGATTGGGCTTGAAGAGTTTTATAGTCAAACTCATTTCATGGTATCATTGCACATACCCTCTCTTGATTTTTTAGATCATTTTATAttgattgtttaaaaaatgtgaatttgcgtgcggaaaaaaaaaataattattctgTTAAATTTGAGTTCTATCATAATATTTTGGTGTCGATTATAATGATTTGAGTTTGTCATCATAATGTATTATTAAACCCAAAGAAAATGACATTTCTTTTATTATGAGATGTATTAAAAGCCAAGTGTATGGTCGTTTATAACTTTgaaaatatcttttaattaattttttttttaaaataaaatttctaaaaaggCTCCCAACATAAAACAAGATTGTTGCATTAAAACATGtgaatttagaaattaaattgaaCTTATGACTTTCTCCCTTGAATGTCTAAATaaatgaatgttttattttgttatgttatgtatatttcttttgtttattgctTTTGTCCCACGCAATGTGAATGTGATGGGTCTTTATGTCTCATTTTCCTTTTCCACTAACAATAAAGgtgggattaaaaaaaaatatttattcccTCTTTTTGGTTGAAGTTGGaataaatacatttaaaaattatatttaaatttaatttgaacattaaataatctcctcaataaaaaaaaattggtatattaatttttcatcaaaatccttACAGAAGTATTAAAAGTATTAGACTACCCAATCGATATACAGCAAATTATTATGTGTTTGATATACAAATACGGCCGAAATACAACACAAACTACCCAATCGATATAGCAcaacttcttaattttttttatcgtCAAAACCACGGTACAAAAATTTTCGGCGAAGTATAGGACAACTAATGACAAAATTGTCcctatttaaattaaaatttacactACTCATtaaataacatgatttatttattttattttattttattttatttatttatctatttacaaatttatatatttatttgtctatttatttatctatcaatttatttgttttttttaggattaagatattaatgaaagtttatttgttttagattaaatatttttaaaattatattgattttttaatttgttgttatgtTGTTATGCATCgtaaaatttgataagatttttataaaatattattgtatattttattattataaatcaaataaagaatagtaaaaaaagatattattgtaatttattatttttgtgtttctgtACTTATGTAAATCAAACATTAATCAACACAAAAAGATTTTGTATTGTTCgatgaaaatcaaacatagaacAGCACAAGCACTTGTGATGTACTCTAACCGCTTTGTGTTGTTCTCCTTAACGAATCAAACGGACCCTAAGGCTACTCTAActaatttctttattaattaGACAAgagaaatgttaaaaaaaaaagcagctAAGCTTAAGAAAGTTGAGTTTTATTTAAGCCGGCTCAATCTAACATTATTCTGTTCAAACTCGTCACTTCTAGCTTGAGTTGGTCATATTTCAGTTCCAATTCGATTCAAACCAATTAAACTAAGTTTGCTCAGGCTTGACTCATTAAAACTTGTAATAGAGAAGAGCAATATGATCTATAATGATCAAAAGATGGCAACAAATGGTGGGATTAAGTGATGTGCATAAAATGAAATTTACTATATAATCACTTATGATAAGTTTGTAATAGAGAATTGTCGGGCCATGAATTTGAATTcgatttaattatataataagcTTCAAATCTCAACTCAAGCTTAATtcatttattaacaaaataagtTTGAGCAAACCAAAACAAGAGctaaatatgaaataaacatAAACGATTACTTGTATACAATTCTAATGTTTTTCAAAAGTTTTACACATGTGACAAAATTACATTTGAAATATGATTATATACTGCAAggtaaaaataaagatatatatttcaaattacatacTTCTCTAgttcttattgtttttgttgatttgttttatagtttaaacCAAAATAATTCAACTGACTTTGAATCttaaatccaaatattttatttacttgtgaGAAGCTCACCCTTCAATTTAAGTAATTCTAAATCCTAGTAAATAACTTGCATTGGGCTACCAAAAATAGAGGTGTAAATTAGCCAAACTCAACTCAGTTAAGTCTACCTTGAACTTAGTTTGAAATTCTTAAGCTTGTGTTAtgacttaatttttaattttattattattatccaactcaattttattgaataaaatttatattcaacTTATAAACATTTGATgcattgataaaataaatttttatcttaGAAATGAAAGTTAATAATTTAGACAATATATATGTTCACTACGAACTCTATTTCTGgcaaatcaatttttattaagCTATGCTTGAAAGTATATTCAAGCTTAGATTGATATCTtgaatttcatttattaattcaaaatttctaCAATAGTTCAAATGAGAATTCTTATTGATAATGGAACTCATGGTTAAGAAAATAGATTTATGGATGTAAGTTCTCACACGGTCATTACTTGAAAAGACACGaatttatataatgatatttaatCTTTAATTAATCACACCAATGGTATAAATAAACCTTATAAAGACATTATAACTTTTGTGTTATAATCAGATTGATCCATTTAAATCGTTTAAGATGTTTGGAATATGTTTAATTGAGGCAAGACACTCATTTTCTAACTCTACACCCAAAGTTATTTAACCAACTTTGTGCAAAGCTTTGTTTAGAACTCCCTAACCAAACTTTTACTTGCGTGTCACAATGACCTAACATCAAGCCTCACtagcatcatcttcttcttattgGACCACCCTTAAGGCCGTTTGATTcacggtaatgtagaaagattaccatgtttggcaTTGCACCAGTATAAATCTAGAttgtaatatcacattaccaatttataaatattatcaagaaagttggtaatcctattaccaccaaatttgtcTATCTTGAATTAACGTGGTAATCTTAtagctttttatattttaataaattgattatcatgacaaccaaacacgacAATaaactattcccggtaataagagttcctaaccaaacatggttatatcaaattaccgcaacattcccaaccatataacattcccactcatattaccatgataatcttattatatggtaatatgtcattaccacgaaccaaacggctcTTTAAGGCTATAATATGTTAATGAtgaaagggaaaattatttattagtttttgtaactttttaaatatcCCTTGCAGTCCCTTTGACATTTGTAATTTCTCCTGcagttttttttagtttacttatttttcaatctctacatcagtttattttatttaaaaattcaattttgccCCACTTATGAAATGTACATCCCgtttattaagtatattttttatttaacattgtgtGTTTATGTGTAATAtctataagtttttatttaaaatataacatttttgtttaatatttatttttttatgtttaatatcttagtttcttatttactattttatatttCCGTTAAAAATTGCTGAGGggcatttataaaaaaagtactGAAAAATGAGCTATCAAAGGGtgtcagaaaaaaaaactttttgggGATATGAAATAGTACAGGGATTTTCTAATCAAGTGAGAAAATTGGAGGGATAATATGAACAATTTCTTATGATGAAAACTATATGCATTACATTTATCATATACTTTTGTTCGCAGTAAAATCATATTTCTAAATATTACAAGATTTTATTTAACTGAAAGATGGATAgagaattttgaatgaaaatttgatattgttaatatatatacaatgatataaataattatactagtttagaaaagaaagaaacactAAATAaggtaattaatgaaaaattaaagaagatatAATCTAAATATGTGTGAAAATTATGATTTAGTCTTAACTTAAACTTAGTGAGGAGATCAATTAATACAACTCTTTAGTACATTAACTTATCAAGGGACAAATATATCTTGTAccttgcaaaaaaatatttgacttAGACTACTCCAACTAATTTCTTAGTTAATTGGACTAATGTATAATCTTTCCTTAGTAAATGAAATAATCAACCAGCTAAGCTTAAGCAAATTCAACTCTACTTTGAGTTTGGCTAGGCTAATTTAATTAGTTACGTTTAGGCTTAGCTTGatcatatttcattttgttcaagCTGGATTGGAACCAACCACACTAAGCTTGCTCAAGCTCGGCTCATTAAAACTCATACTGACAAAGAGACTAAGGGATCTAGCAATTGCAAAAGGTGACAACAATGGCGGGATTAAGTGATGCACATGAAATGAAATTGGTAATGTGATCTTCTCTAAGAAGCCACAACTTATAAATAGATCTTTTTAGTATAGTCGTAAAAATTGTCATAACCATTCATATATGGTACCATATACATTTATTAGTACCAATgaccaagtggtctattggtTACCGAGTCCCCATTAAAAATTTTCGCAAGTGATAAGAGTTCAAATTATAGATAAGGACACATTTC is a window from the Dioscorea cayenensis subsp. rotundata cultivar TDr96_F1 chromosome 2, TDr96_F1_v2_PseudoChromosome.rev07_lg8_w22 25.fasta, whole genome shotgun sequence genome containing:
- the LOC120276784 gene encoding LOW QUALITY PROTEIN: AT-rich interactive domain-containing protein 2-like (The sequence of the model RefSeq protein was modified relative to this genomic sequence to represent the inferred CDS: deleted 1 base in 1 codon); protein product: MAGRTLPSLRQPILVVIGKLQTLGFCSDLNPSHVDPSHLDLGLLFDRILSIFLGEIHSVHGIRPLPVMLGDGRTVELFALYSAVTAKGGYGSVTARRCWGAVAEEIGMESSVASSLRLVYAKYLDAMGRWLTKVLNESSAREQKELMIGLEKEVNGLFLEVSDEKSKKKECESTPGSGSKRDQFLTPVRGSGRKLEFEDSLRKKGCDDDDDKDKDTKDDVNAVVSAKKEAKTATGRSSSLKRKREREDMEGMLNWVRSLAKKPHKISNGRTLSTGGKSNAFSLGEFFNQALHVRQLMFLKIPQNALSASHLQKGEKVHPSIYEDHTDANPQSNEQKRCSQRLRSLEKHHNSGSYSEPCVVHDDDKEKVSVASEQRNSSVSSDGPELFSTDPGLSVPIGSSSQASLPHLSERSPSTASDADELKWLGTRIWPPEKKEKRQSYQKCPIGKGREETCHCDCPGSVMCVRFHVAEKRLKMKRELGAAFHAWRFNQMGEEVSLTWTEEDERQFKSIARFDPSLPDKCFWDQLYSSFPFKKRHDLVSYYFNVFILRRRSYQNRMTPNDIDSDDDEEEFGFLSKFLGQELVKAVEPKSTFCALNTQCMDLDGSSDAT